A portion of the Pseudarthrobacter defluvii genome contains these proteins:
- a CDS encoding isochorismate synthase, which yields MTSTFRTLTVPLDGKAFPGGLPSFLVRDDVLCWTRREAGLAGFGEIARFAATGPDRFLEADIWWRHLVLEAEVADAVELPGTGPVAFGSFAFSKTSAHESRLIVPEIVVGVRDNQAWLTQLTVDGGPLTEETALAALDRWLSSAPRTGTEGTTAAADSDGDETLGAVPGAAGGAVVRPLPLAAGATLHTGSLSEEAWMDAVAAGVAEIRTGALEKLVLARDVVATIPSGVHAADVLRELAARYRECWTYGVDGLVGATPEMLIQVEGRTAQARVLAGTLDRRDAHGEDGSPMDYATRVLAGSDKQRHEHEIAIQSLTKQLAPFSEAMNAHDEPFILELPNVWHLASDVKAELTEVEGHVPTCLALINALHPTAAVCGTPTLVAGELIRNLEHLDRGPYAGPVGWLDAAGNGEWGIALRGAVIESPETVRLYAGCGIVDGSQPQAELAETWAKFRPMLESLGINN from the coding sequence ATGACGAGCACGTTCCGCACCTTGACAGTCCCCCTGGATGGCAAAGCGTTCCCCGGGGGGCTGCCTTCGTTCCTGGTACGGGACGACGTCCTCTGCTGGACCCGCCGCGAAGCAGGCCTGGCGGGGTTCGGCGAGATAGCGCGCTTCGCCGCGACCGGCCCGGACCGCTTCCTGGAGGCGGACATCTGGTGGCGGCACCTGGTCCTGGAGGCCGAGGTCGCGGACGCCGTGGAGTTGCCCGGCACCGGCCCCGTGGCTTTCGGCTCCTTCGCCTTCTCCAAGACGTCGGCCCACGAGTCCCGGCTGATCGTGCCGGAAATCGTGGTGGGCGTCCGGGACAACCAGGCGTGGCTAACCCAGTTGACGGTCGACGGCGGCCCGCTCACCGAAGAGACGGCCCTCGCCGCCCTGGACCGCTGGCTCAGCAGTGCTCCCCGCACTGGCACGGAAGGCACGACGGCGGCAGCGGACTCCGACGGGGACGAAACGTTGGGTGCCGTGCCCGGCGCGGCGGGCGGCGCCGTCGTACGCCCCCTCCCCCTCGCCGCCGGCGCAACCCTGCACACCGGCTCGCTCAGCGAGGAAGCCTGGATGGATGCCGTAGCCGCCGGGGTTGCCGAAATCCGCACGGGCGCCCTGGAGAAGCTGGTGCTGGCACGGGACGTGGTGGCAACTATTCCTTCCGGCGTACATGCCGCCGACGTCCTGCGCGAACTCGCCGCCCGGTACCGCGAATGCTGGACATACGGGGTGGACGGGCTGGTGGGGGCGACGCCCGAGATGCTGATCCAGGTGGAGGGCCGCACCGCCCAGGCCCGCGTGCTGGCCGGCACCCTTGACCGCCGCGACGCGCACGGCGAGGACGGCTCCCCGATGGACTACGCGACGCGGGTGCTCGCCGGCTCCGACAAGCAGCGGCACGAACATGAGATCGCCATCCAGTCGCTGACCAAGCAGCTGGCACCCTTCTCCGAGGCCATGAATGCCCACGATGAGCCGTTCATCCTGGAGCTGCCCAACGTGTGGCACCTGGCCTCGGACGTCAAGGCGGAACTCACCGAGGTGGAGGGCCATGTTCCCACCTGCCTGGCCCTGATCAACGCCCTGCATCCCACGGCCGCCGTCTGCGGAACCCCCACCCTGGTGGCGGGTGAACTGATCCGCAATCTCGAGCACCTGGACCGCGGCCCGTATGCGGGACCGGTGGGCTGGCTTGATGCGGCCGGAAACGGCGAATGGGGCATTGCCTTGCGCGGCGCCGTCATTGAATCGCCCGAGACGGTGCGGCTGTATGCCGGCTGCGGCATTGTTGACGGGTCGCAGCCGCAGGCGGAACTGGCCGAAACGTGGGCCAAATTCCGGCCGATGCTGGAGTCGTTGGGCATCAACAACTGA